In Cycloclasticus sp., a single genomic region encodes these proteins:
- a CDS encoding NADP-dependent malic enzyme, protein MSDKPIKNALYYHQHPKPGKIEVTPTKALSNQTDLALAYSPGVAEPCLEIAKDPSTASLYTARSNLVAVITNGTAVLGLGDIGPLASKPVMEGKGVLFKKFGGVDVFDIEIDEKDPDKFVDIVASLAPTFGGINLEDIKAPECFFIEKKLRERIDIPVFHDDQHGTAIITAAAILNGLKVAKKDIADVRLVASGAGAAGIACLDMLLEMGLKRENILVSDSKGIIHAGRTEGMDERKQRYAAKTDIRTLAEAIVGADIFLGVSRAGMMTQDMVKNMAASPIIFALANPTPEILPEEIKAVRDDAIIATGRSDYPNQVNNVLCFPYIFRGALDVGATTINEEMKLACIRALSQLAQKTVNDDSDSYVGKTPVFGPEYLIPRPFDPNLIIEIPMAVAKAAMDSGIATKPIEDFDQYRASLERFVYRSGMVMKPIFEQAKLTPKRVVYAEGENERVLRAVEEVVNSQLAKPILVGRKNVILERIERLGLNQSMLDDIEVIEPDSNPYFRECVQEYHQAKGRKGVSLTLAQNYVRTKTTVLASLLVKLGKADAMICGMVGNYHRHLGHITDILDKKAGVEKVAALNAISLQKGVFFFCDTMVNSNPSTDDLVAMTLQSADYVKRFGITPKAALLSHSNFGSAKDEGANKMADAVGILHKNHPQLEVEGEIQADAALIENLRKEVISDSKMSGEANLFIFPNLDAANISFNMLRILSDGVTIGPILLGIEKPVHVLKPLASVRRILNMTALCSVEHNLSE, encoded by the coding sequence ATGTCTGATAAGCCTATAAAGAATGCCCTGTATTATCACCAGCACCCAAAACCCGGGAAGATAGAGGTCACACCCACTAAAGCACTGAGTAACCAAACCGACCTTGCTTTAGCATACAGCCCAGGCGTTGCAGAACCTTGTTTAGAAATAGCAAAAGACCCATCTACTGCTTCACTTTACACCGCACGTAGTAATCTAGTAGCCGTTATTACTAACGGTACTGCTGTATTGGGCTTAGGTGATATCGGTCCGCTCGCTTCAAAACCCGTGATGGAAGGTAAAGGCGTCCTATTCAAAAAATTTGGTGGTGTGGATGTTTTTGATATTGAAATTGACGAGAAAGACCCTGATAAATTTGTCGATATTGTCGCTAGCTTAGCACCAACATTCGGCGGCATTAACCTAGAAGACATCAAAGCACCCGAGTGCTTTTTTATAGAAAAGAAGCTTCGTGAAAGAATCGACATCCCTGTTTTTCACGACGACCAACACGGCACCGCTATTATCACTGCAGCAGCCATTCTAAACGGACTAAAAGTCGCCAAAAAAGACATTGCAGACGTTCGATTAGTGGCCTCTGGCGCTGGCGCGGCGGGCATTGCATGCTTGGATATGCTGTTAGAAATGGGATTAAAGCGAGAAAATATCCTTGTCAGCGATAGCAAAGGTATTATTCATGCCGGTAGAACTGAAGGCATGGATGAACGTAAACAACGATACGCAGCTAAAACCGACATACGAACTCTCGCTGAAGCCATCGTTGGTGCAGATATATTTTTAGGCGTTTCTCGCGCAGGCATGATGACCCAAGACATGGTTAAAAACATGGCTGCATCACCCATTATTTTTGCTCTTGCTAACCCTACGCCAGAAATCCTACCTGAGGAAATTAAAGCAGTAAGGGATGACGCCATTATTGCAACGGGGCGATCAGATTACCCAAACCAAGTTAATAATGTTTTGTGTTTTCCCTATATCTTTAGGGGCGCCCTTGATGTTGGCGCAACAACCATCAATGAAGAAATGAAACTTGCTTGTATCCGCGCACTATCTCAACTGGCGCAGAAAACCGTAAACGACGACAGTGATAGCTATGTTGGAAAAACACCTGTTTTTGGCCCAGAGTACTTAATACCTCGCCCTTTTGATCCAAATCTGATTATAGAAATCCCAATGGCTGTAGCAAAAGCGGCCATGGACAGTGGCATTGCCACCAAGCCTATTGAAGATTTCGACCAATATAGAGCTTCTCTCGAACGCTTCGTTTATCGCTCCGGCATGGTTATGAAGCCCATCTTTGAGCAAGCCAAGCTCACCCCAAAACGCGTAGTTTACGCGGAAGGTGAAAATGAACGAGTCCTTCGTGCGGTGGAGGAAGTTGTGAATTCACAATTAGCAAAACCGATTCTTGTCGGGCGTAAAAACGTTATTCTCGAACGCATAGAACGACTTGGCCTCAACCAGTCTATGCTTGATGACATTGAAGTCATCGAACCAGACAGCAACCCTTATTTTCGTGAGTGTGTACAAGAATATCACCAAGCAAAAGGTCGCAAAGGTGTCTCATTAACCTTAGCTCAAAACTACGTACGTACCAAAACAACCGTCTTAGCATCGTTGCTCGTTAAACTGGGTAAGGCAGACGCTATGATTTGCGGCATGGTCGGAAACTATCACCGACACCTTGGTCACATCACCGATATCTTAGATAAGAAAGCGGGCGTCGAAAAAGTCGCTGCGCTTAATGCTATCTCGCTACAAAAAGGCGTGTTCTTCTTCTGTGACACCATGGTAAATAGCAACCCAAGTACCGACGACCTCGTCGCTATGACCTTACAATCCGCCGACTACGTTAAACGTTTTGGGATTACACCTAAAGCGGCGTTACTGTCGCATTCAAACTTTGGCAGTGCAAAAGATGAAGGCGCAAACAAAATGGCAGATGCTGTTGGCATTCTTCATAAAAACCACCCTCAACTTGAAGTAGAAGGTGAAATTCAAGCTGACGCAGCTTTGATTGAAAACCTAAGAAAAGAAGTCATTAGCGACTCAAAAATGAGCGGTGAAGCCAACTTGTTCATTTTCCCTAATTTAGATGCCGCCAATATCTCATTTAATATGCTCCGCATCTTGAGTGATGGCGTCACTATTGGACCCATTTTACTTGGAATAGAAAAGCCCGTTCACGTTTTGAAACCTTTGGCCTCTGTCAGGCGAATTTTAAATATGACGGCTTTATGCTCCGTTGAACACAACTTATCGGAGTAA
- a CDS encoding ABC transporter ATP-binding protein → MNALEIKQLNKRYSNGFHAVKGIDLEVKQGDFFALLGANGAGKSTTIGIVASLVNKTSGSVKVYGHDLDTDPEAVKRCIGLVPQEFNFNQFENVFDIVVSQAGYYGIPRKKALERAEICLKQLELWDKRNEASRELSGGMKRRLMIARALVHEPKLLILDEPTAGVDIEIRRSMWQFFKQINAAGTTIILTTHYLEEAESLCRHIAIINKGEVIENMDMKGLLEKAHEEIFVLSLECPVEKTPLITGSSIEVIDETTWQVSVRKEAGIHALFDELSRLKIKVTGIRNESNRLEQLFVKLLSEIEVADV, encoded by the coding sequence ATGAATGCACTTGAAATAAAACAGTTAAACAAACGATATAGCAATGGATTTCATGCGGTTAAAGGTATTGACCTTGAAGTAAAGCAAGGAGATTTTTTTGCCTTATTAGGTGCGAACGGGGCTGGCAAGTCAACAACTATTGGAATCGTTGCTTCGTTAGTCAATAAAACATCTGGTTCGGTTAAAGTCTATGGTCACGATTTAGATACAGACCCAGAAGCGGTTAAGCGATGCATTGGCTTGGTGCCGCAAGAGTTTAATTTTAACCAGTTTGAAAACGTATTTGATATTGTGGTGTCGCAGGCAGGTTACTACGGAATTCCGCGAAAAAAAGCACTGGAAAGAGCTGAAATTTGTTTAAAACAACTTGAGCTTTGGGATAAGCGTAATGAAGCGTCCAGGGAATTATCTGGCGGCATGAAAAGGCGCTTGATGATCGCTCGCGCCCTAGTTCATGAGCCGAAATTGTTAATATTAGATGAGCCAACAGCGGGTGTGGATATTGAAATAAGGCGGTCAATGTGGCAGTTTTTTAAGCAAATAAATGCCGCTGGAACAACCATTATTTTAACAACGCATTATTTAGAAGAAGCAGAAAGCTTGTGTAGGCACATCGCGATCATTAATAAGGGTGAAGTTATTGAAAACATGGATATGAAGGGCTTGCTTGAAAAAGCACACGAAGAGATTTTTGTGTTGAGCCTAGAGTGCCCTGTTGAAAAGACCCCATTGATAACAGGTAGCAGTATTGAAGTAATCGATGAAACAACTTGGCAAGTGAGTGTGCGTAAGGAAGCAGGTATACATGCTTTATTTGATGAGCTGAGTCGTTTAAAAATTAAAGTGACGGGTATCCGCAATGAGTCCAATAGGTTGGAACAGCTGTTTGTTAAGTTGCTGTCAGAAATTGAGGTGGCGGATGTTTAG
- a CDS encoding ABC transporter permease: MFRNEYLVALQTITYKEVKRFLRIWVQTLLPSMISTTLYFLIFGTLIGSKIGQMKGYDYMDFIVPGLILMAVISNAYSNVVSSFYGSKFQHNIEEMLVAPMPGWVILTGYISGGVLRGLIVGVLVTIVSLFFTDLQIAHPVMMVIVFLLTGILFSAAGFINAVYAKSFDDISIVPTFVLTPLIYLGGVFYSIDLLPAFWQKVSLLNPVLYMVDVFRFSILGTSDISLLSGFAVIITFIICLLGISLRLLSKGIGIRN; this comes from the coding sequence ATGTTTAGAAATGAATATTTGGTTGCTCTGCAAACGATCACTTATAAAGAAGTGAAGCGTTTTTTACGAATTTGGGTGCAAACCTTGTTGCCTTCTATGATCTCTACAACGCTTTACTTTCTTATTTTCGGTACCTTGATAGGATCAAAAATAGGTCAAATGAAAGGCTATGATTACATGGATTTTATTGTCCCGGGCCTTATTTTGATGGCGGTAATAAGTAATGCTTATTCCAATGTGGTGTCGTCTTTTTACGGGTCAAAGTTTCAGCATAATATTGAAGAAATGTTGGTTGCACCCATGCCAGGTTGGGTGATTCTGACGGGGTATATTTCGGGTGGCGTGTTAAGAGGGTTAATTGTTGGTGTCTTGGTGACCATCGTTTCGCTATTTTTCACGGACTTGCAGATTGCTCATCCGGTGATGATGGTTATTGTGTTTTTGTTAACGGGTATTTTGTTTTCTGCCGCGGGTTTTATTAATGCGGTCTATGCAAAAAGTTTTGATGATATTTCGATTGTGCCAACGTTTGTTCTGACGCCATTGATTTATTTAGGTGGTGTTTTTTATTCCATAGACTTGTTGCCCGCGTTCTGGCAAAAGGTATCGTTACTAAACCCAGTGCTTTATATGGTCGATGTGTTTCGCTTTAGTATCTTAGGTACGTCTGATATTTCTTTGCTTTCAGGCTTTGCCGTTATCATTACCTTTATTATTTGCCTATTAGGTATCAGTTTAAGACTGCTTTCTAAGGGAATTGGCATAAGGAATTAG
- a CDS encoding Na(+)-translocating NADH-quinone reductase subunit A — translation MNHFKIKKGLDLPITGAPDQVISEGNQVSSVAIFGRDYIDMKPTMMVKEGDRVKLGQTLFTDKKTEGVNFTSPASGIVQSINRGAKRALRTVVIELDGDDQVEFSRYPSDTLASLNASDVVKNLTESGLWTAFRTRPFSKIPASATKPAAIHVSVMDTNPLAADPGVVIAADADAFKNGLAVISCLTEGKVYVSKSVDADIAVPDMVEVTEFSGPHPAGLSGTHMHFISPVSAKRIAWTIGYQDVIAVGKLFTTGFLNVERVISLAGPLVSQPRLIKTRLGANTEELVRKEIGTGNVRIISGSVLSGRKTNHWASYLGRYHVQLSVIQEGRERQLLGWLNPAGEKFSFTNALFSSFNRKQKMAMDTSAHGSPRAIVPIGVFEGVMPLDILPTQLLRALVVNDVDAAESLGALELDEEDLALCSFVDSGKHDFGMALRANLAHIEKEG, via the coding sequence ATGAATCACTTTAAGATTAAGAAAGGTTTGGACTTGCCAATTACGGGCGCTCCAGACCAAGTTATTTCAGAGGGTAATCAGGTTTCCAGCGTTGCCATTTTTGGCAGAGACTATATAGACATGAAGCCGACCATGATGGTTAAGGAAGGCGATCGTGTGAAGCTGGGGCAGACTTTATTTACCGATAAAAAGACGGAAGGTGTGAACTTCACGTCACCAGCTAGTGGTATCGTTCAAAGCATCAACCGAGGTGCAAAGCGCGCGTTACGTACGGTAGTCATTGAGCTGGATGGTGATGATCAGGTTGAGTTTTCAAGATACCCATCTGATACGTTAGCTAGCCTTAATGCTTCAGATGTTGTTAAAAACCTAACAGAGTCTGGGTTATGGACAGCGTTTAGAACGCGCCCATTCAGCAAGATTCCAGCTTCAGCGACAAAGCCCGCGGCCATTCATGTGTCGGTTATGGATACTAATCCATTGGCGGCTGATCCTGGAGTTGTCATTGCAGCTGACGCGGATGCGTTTAAAAATGGTTTAGCCGTTATATCTTGCCTGACGGAAGGAAAAGTTTACGTCAGTAAGTCTGTTGATGCGGATATCGCCGTTCCCGATATGGTTGAGGTCACTGAGTTTTCAGGCCCGCATCCAGCAGGCTTGTCCGGCACACACATGCACTTTATCAGTCCGGTTAGCGCAAAAAGAATTGCTTGGACAATTGGTTATCAAGACGTGATTGCGGTAGGTAAGCTTTTCACGACGGGGTTTTTGAATGTTGAGCGGGTTATTTCGCTAGCGGGTCCGTTGGTCAGCCAACCTCGGTTAATAAAAACAAGGTTAGGCGCTAATACTGAAGAGCTAGTAAGAAAAGAGATTGGGACAGGTAACGTTCGTATTATCTCTGGTTCAGTTTTATCGGGCAGAAAAACAAATCACTGGGCGTCATATTTAGGCCGTTATCACGTTCAACTGTCTGTTATCCAAGAAGGTAGAGAACGTCAATTACTAGGCTGGCTGAACCCGGCGGGTGAAAAATTCTCTTTCACTAATGCGTTGTTTTCTAGTTTTAATCGTAAGCAAAAAATGGCGATGGATACATCAGCACACGGAAGTCCGCGTGCCATTGTTCCAATTGGCGTATTTGAAGGTGTGATGCCATTGGATATTTTGCCGACTCAATTGCTACGTGCATTGGTTGTGAATGATGTAGATGCGGCTGAATCACTTGGCGCATTAGAATTGGATGAAGAAGATTTAGCCTTATGTTCATTCGTCGATTCAGGTAAACATGATTTTGGTATGGCGTTACGCGCCAACTTGGCACACATTGAGAAGGAGGGTTAA
- a CDS encoding NADH:ubiquinone reductase (Na(+)-transporting) subunit B translates to MSRLRNYLDSIHPQFVKGGRLEKYYALYEMVDTFLYTPKDVTAGTTHVRDAIDLKRIMTYVFIAALPCVIMAMWNTGHLANVAMAELNMTSLDSWRGLVTNLVGYNPDSIFACMVHGAMYYLPIYLVTLLVGGIWEILFAIVRGHEVNEGFFVTSMLFSLILPATTPLWQVALGISFGVVIGKEVFGGTGKNFLNPALTGRCFLFFAYPAQMSGDAIWTAVDGFSGATALSMAAAGGITAVAASGITWMDAFVGTIQGSIGETSTLACLIGASFLLYTRIASYRIMLGVLAGMVVTSTLFNFIGSDTNPMFATPWYWHAVLGGFAFGAVYMATDPVSAAMTNTGRWIYGILIGLMVVLIRVVNPAFPEGMMLAILFSNMFAPLIDYFVVQSNIKRRERRNA, encoded by the coding sequence ATGTCTCGTTTAAGGAATTATTTAGATTCAATACACCCACAGTTCGTAAAAGGTGGGCGTCTTGAAAAGTACTATGCTTTATATGAAATGGTCGATACGTTTCTGTATACGCCAAAAGATGTAACGGCAGGTACGACACATGTAAGAGATGCGATTGATTTGAAACGCATCATGACCTACGTATTTATAGCAGCATTGCCTTGTGTGATTATGGCTATGTGGAACACCGGCCATTTGGCTAATGTGGCGATGGCGGAATTGAACATGACGTCGCTAGATTCATGGCGTGGTCTGGTAACAAACTTAGTGGGCTATAACCCAGATAGTATTTTTGCCTGTATGGTTCATGGGGCGATGTACTATTTGCCAATTTACCTTGTAACTCTGCTGGTTGGTGGTATTTGGGAAATTTTATTTGCCATTGTCCGTGGGCATGAGGTTAACGAAGGCTTCTTTGTAACATCAATGCTATTTTCTTTGATTTTGCCAGCAACAACTCCTCTTTGGCAGGTTGCTTTAGGCATTTCGTTTGGTGTGGTGATTGGTAAAGAGGTGTTCGGCGGAACGGGTAAAAACTTTTTAAACCCTGCGCTAACGGGACGTTGCTTCTTGTTTTTTGCTTATCCAGCTCAAATGTCTGGAGATGCGATTTGGACAGCGGTTGATGGCTTTAGTGGTGCTACTGCATTGAGTATGGCTGCTGCTGGTGGTATTACAGCGGTTGCTGCTTCTGGTATTACTTGGATGGATGCCTTTGTTGGAACCATCCAAGGATCAATTGGTGAAACATCTACCTTAGCGTGTTTAATCGGTGCTAGTTTCTTGTTGTATACCCGCATTGCTTCGTATCGAATTATGTTGGGTGTTTTAGCCGGCATGGTTGTTACCAGTACATTATTCAATTTTATTGGTAGTGATACGAACCCTATGTTCGCAACTCCATGGTATTGGCATGCAGTGTTAGGTGGTTTTGCTTTCGGTGCTGTCTATATGGCAACAGACCCTGTTAGTGCTGCTATGACTAATACGGGTAGATGGATATATGGCATCTTGATTGGCTTAATGGTGGTGCTCATTCGCGTAGTAAACCCAGCTTTCCCAGAAGGCATGATGTTAGCGATTCTGTTTTCAAATATGTTTGCACCGTTGATTGACTACTTTGTTGTTCAATCAAACATCAAAAGAAGGGAGAGAAGAAATGCCTAA
- a CDS encoding Na(+)-translocating NADH-quinone reductase subunit C — MPNEEKAKAGSAINFLALPNDSKIKTFIMATLVCLVCAVFVSVSAVMLKPLQILNKELDKKKNILQVAGLYQEGDDIEAAFSTIDIKLVDLETGEYTIELDAATYDDRKAAKDPALNVKIIKADDFASIKARPKYMPVYQVKEGDTVKQLILPVNGYGLWSTLYGFLAVESDGQTIVGLSYYEHAETPGLGGEVDNPNWKKIWVGKKIYGADGDVAIEVVKGVVIPGNVREEFQVDGLAGATLTSRGVSNMLKYWMGANGYQKYLNKIQANGA; from the coding sequence ATGCCTAATGAAGAAAAAGCTAAAGCGGGTAGCGCAATAAATTTCTTGGCCTTACCTAACGATAGTAAAATCAAAACGTTCATCATGGCGACCTTAGTGTGTTTGGTTTGTGCGGTGTTTGTATCGGTGTCTGCAGTTATGCTTAAGCCGCTACAAATATTGAATAAGGAGCTGGATAAGAAAAAGAATATCTTGCAAGTGGCGGGCTTATATCAAGAAGGTGATGATATTGAAGCTGCGTTCTCTACAATTGACATTAAATTAGTTGATTTGGAAACGGGTGAATACACAATAGAGCTTGATGCGGCAACGTATGACGATAGAAAAGCGGCGAAAGATCCTGCGTTGAACGTGAAGATTATCAAGGCTGATGATTTTGCTAGTATCAAAGCTCGCCCTAAATATATGCCTGTTTACCAAGTTAAAGAAGGTGACACTGTTAAGCAACTAATTTTGCCGGTAAATGGTTATGGCTTATGGTCGACATTGTATGGCTTTCTTGCAGTAGAAAGTGACGGCCAAACAATTGTCGGTTTAAGTTATTACGAACACGCAGAGACACCGGGTTTAGGGGGTGAAGTTGATAACCCTAACTGGAAGAAAATCTGGGTAGGCAAGAAGATCTATGGTGCTGATGGAGATGTTGCCATTGAGGTTGTCAAGGGTGTCGTGATACCTGGCAATGTTAGAGAGGAGTTCCAAGTTGATGGCTTAGCGGGCGCAACGTTAACCAGTCGTGGAGTAAGCAATATGCTGAAATACTGGATGGGTGCAAACGGTTATCAAAAGTACCTTAATAAGATTCAAGCAAACGGAGCATAG
- a CDS encoding NADH:ubiquinone reductase (Na(+)-transporting) subunit D has translation MSNETKKIILDPLVDNNPIGLQVLGVCSALAVTTNLGTALVMSLALTSVTAFSNLSISMIRNHVPSAIRIIVQMTIIASLVIVVDQVLKAYVYDLSKQLSVFVGLIITNCIVMGRAEAFAMKNPPGLSFLDGIGNGLGYALVLMSVGTFRELLGSGKLFGVEILSTVNDGGWYVPNGLMLLPPSAFFIIGLLIWGVRTWRPAQVEVADFKINNVSGTEAV, from the coding sequence ATGAGTAATGAGACTAAAAAAATCATTTTAGATCCGTTAGTTGATAACAACCCTATCGGTCTTCAAGTATTAGGTGTTTGTTCGGCTCTGGCGGTTACAACGAATCTTGGTACGGCATTGGTGATGTCACTTGCTCTGACATCAGTAACGGCGTTTTCAAACTTATCAATCAGTATGATTCGTAATCACGTGCCGAGTGCGATTCGGATTATTGTTCAAATGACGATTATTGCATCGTTGGTTATTGTGGTTGATCAAGTATTAAAAGCATACGTATACGATTTAAGTAAACAGCTTTCAGTATTTGTTGGCCTGATTATCACTAACTGTATCGTGATGGGGCGTGCGGAAGCCTTTGCAATGAAAAACCCACCAGGGCTTAGTTTCTTAGACGGGATCGGAAACGGTTTAGGTTATGCATTGGTCTTAATGAGCGTTGGCACATTCCGTGAGTTATTAGGCTCAGGCAAGCTTTTTGGTGTGGAGATTCTCTCGACTGTTAACGATGGTGGCTGGTATGTGCCGAATGGCTTAATGCTACTACCTCCAAGTGCTTTCTTTATCATTGGTCTGCTGATTTGGGGTGTTCGTACATGGCGTCCAGCACAGGTTGAAGTGGCAGATTTTAAGATTAATAACGTAAGTGGTACGGAGGCAGTTTAA
- the nqrE gene encoding NADH:ubiquinone reductase (Na(+)-transporting) subunit E codes for MEAYISLFVRAVFVENLALAFFLGMCTFLAVSKKVSTALGLGVAVIVVQTLTMPLNNLIYHNLLKEGALAWAGLPEVDLNFLGLISYIGVIAAVVQILEMALDKYAPVLYNALGVFLPLITVNCAILGGSLFMVERDYNFGESVVFGFGSGLGWALAITAIAGIREKLKYSDVPDGLRGLGITFITAGLMAMGFMAFSGIQL; via the coding sequence ATGGAAGCGTATATTAGTTTATTTGTTCGGGCGGTTTTTGTAGAAAACCTAGCACTTGCCTTCTTCCTAGGCATGTGTACTTTTTTGGCGGTATCAAAAAAGGTTTCCACCGCATTAGGTTTAGGCGTGGCCGTTATTGTGGTGCAAACCCTTACGATGCCACTTAATAATTTGATTTACCATAACCTTTTAAAGGAAGGTGCCTTAGCTTGGGCTGGGTTACCTGAAGTAGACCTAAACTTTTTAGGGCTCATCAGTTATATCGGTGTTATCGCGGCAGTCGTGCAGATACTAGAAATGGCATTAGATAAATATGCGCCTGTGTTGTACAACGCGCTGGGTGTGTTTTTGCCATTGATTACCGTTAACTGTGCCATCCTTGGTGGTTCGTTATTTATGGTAGAACGAGATTATAACTTCGGCGAAAGTGTCGTATTTGGTTTTGGTAGTGGCTTAGGCTGGGCGCTTGCAATTACAGCTATTGCAGGGATTAGAGAGAAGTTGAAGTACTCAGATGTGCCGGATGGCCTTCGTGGTCTAGGGATAACCTTTATCACAGCAGGATTAATGGCAATGGGCTTTATGGCCTTCTCAGGTATACAACTGTAA
- the nqrF gene encoding NADH:ubiquinone reductase (Na(+)-transporting) subunit F — translation MLEIGLGITFFTAIVLILVVVILAAKSKLVAHGNVKVLINGEKEIEAPVGSKLLGALADAQLFVPSACGGGGTCGQCKVRVQEGGGSMLPTEGTHINKGQQRDGERLSCQLTVKQDMEITVPEEVFGVKKWQCKVKSNHNVATFIKELVLELPEGEDVGFRAGGYIQIECPPHVVDYKDFDIEEEYRGDWDHFNIWQYKSVVDEDVLRAYSMASYPEEEGIIMLNVRIASPPPRSEEGTPPGKMSSYIFNLKPGDEVTISGPYGEFFAKETGAEMVFIGGGAGMAPMRSHIFDQLRRLKADRKMSFWYGSRSLKEMFYVEDFDMLARENDNFDWHVALSDPQPEDNWDGLTGFIHEVLLEEYLKNHPAPEDCEFYMCGPPMMNAAVIKMLQDLGVEDENIMLDDFGG, via the coding sequence ATGTTAGAAATTGGATTAGGTATTACGTTTTTCACAGCCATTGTGCTGATACTTGTGGTTGTGATCTTGGCTGCAAAGTCTAAATTAGTTGCACACGGTAACGTAAAGGTTTTAATCAACGGCGAAAAAGAAATTGAAGCGCCGGTTGGTAGTAAATTGCTGGGTGCTTTGGCAGATGCACAGTTATTTGTCCCTTCGGCTTGTGGCGGTGGTGGAACTTGTGGTCAGTGCAAAGTACGTGTTCAAGAAGGTGGCGGCTCAATGTTGCCAACAGAAGGGACGCATATTAATAAGGGTCAACAGCGTGATGGTGAAAGATTGTCATGTCAGCTAACCGTTAAGCAAGACATGGAAATCACTGTTCCTGAAGAAGTGTTCGGCGTTAAAAAGTGGCAGTGTAAGGTTAAGTCTAATCATAACGTTGCTACGTTCATTAAAGAACTCGTTCTTGAATTGCCTGAAGGTGAAGACGTTGGTTTCAGAGCCGGTGGTTATATTCAGATCGAATGTCCTCCTCATGTGGTTGATTACAAGGACTTTGATATTGAAGAAGAATACCGAGGTGATTGGGATCACTTTAATATTTGGCAATATAAGTCCGTTGTAGACGAGGATGTTTTAAGAGCGTATTCAATGGCGAGTTATCCTGAAGAAGAAGGGATTATTATGCTGAACGTTCGTATTGCTTCTCCTCCTCCTCGTTCTGAAGAAGGCACGCCTCCAGGCAAAATGTCTTCTTATATCTTTAATCTTAAACCAGGTGATGAGGTAACAATTTCAGGCCCTTATGGTGAGTTCTTCGCTAAAGAAACAGGCGCTGAAATGGTCTTTATTGGTGGTGGTGCCGGTATGGCGCCGATGCGTTCACATATCTTTGATCAGCTTCGCCGATTAAAGGCTGATCGCAAAATGTCTTTTTGGTATGGCTCAAGAAGCTTAAAAGAAATGTTCTATGTAGAAGATTTCGATATGCTTGCGAGAGAAAATGATAACTTTGATTGGCATGTGGCATTATCTGATCCACAACCAGAGGACAACTGGGACGGTTTAACAGGATTTATTCATGAAGTGTTGTTAGAAGAATATCTGAAAAACCACCCAGCACCTGAAGACTGCGAATTCTACATGTGTGGTCCTCCAATGATGAATGCAGCGGTTATTAAAATGCTACAAGACCTTGGTGTTGAAGATGAAAACATCATGCTTGACGACTTTGGTGGCTAA